GATTTTTGGGGTATTTGGCATCACTGCCGACGCCTTCCGCATCGGCGCGGGCAGTGTGCTGTTCATCTCCGCGCTGGCCATGGCCCAGGGGAAATCAGGCGTACAGACCGACAACGTTCAGCAGGACGTCGCCATCGTGCCGTTGACCATCCCCATCACGGTAGGCCCTGGCACCATTGGTGCGCTGCTCGTTATGGGCGTCAGCCAACCACACTGGGACGACAAGCTCACCGCCATCGTCAGTATCGCCCTGGCCAGCCTGACTGTCGGCGTGGTGCTTTACCTCTCCAACAGCATTGAGCGGGTTCTGGGCGACCAGGGCCTGCAAATAGTCAGTCGGCTGATGGGGCTGTTTGTGTGTGCGTTGGCCGCCCAGATCATTTTCACCGGCATCAAAGGGTATCTGTTGACGTAAGCGCGCGAGCTATAGCCTTGCAATGGCGTTATTTGCTGCAACGGCCAGCCGCCTGCTGATTTCCTCTCGATGGGGCGCGTAGCTTTGTTCGGTGAGCAGGAAGGAGGCGCCGTTGGTGCGCACAGTCATGTCACCGGACAAGGTTTCCCAGAATGTCAGCGCCGGCTTCACCGCACGGGTTGTCATCTGCATGCCGCAGACCAGGATTTCCACCGCCCCGCTTTCCCTCGCCCTGCACGGTACGATCTGGAAACTTTCGGATTGGCCTGAAGAAAACCACGAATTGAAAAACCTGCTTGCATGCTCGCTTTCCAGCAGTGTTTGCAATGCACCGGTCATCAACGCGTGCAGTTCCGGCGTAGTGGCGCTCCCGAATGCACCAGCAGGAAGTCGGCGTAAATCCCGCAAATGCCCGATAGTGGCTATCCCGGGATTAATGGCGCCGGTCAATTTGCCGCCATTTTTATAGAGGGTGCGCTGATACTGATCAATCCAGGGTTTCCAGTTGCGTCGACGATCATGCTTCTGGTCTGCGGATAACTGCGCATAAAGCAGGCAGTCGAGGATGTCAGCACGCAACTGCGCTGAGACATCTGCCGCAAACGATACAAGGTTTCTGCTCTGCAGCAGGTTTATCCTAGCCGACATGGTCTACCCCCATTAATGCAGATACCCGTTCCGCTCGGCGATGATCCAGCGCTTCGCTCACCTTGAGTCTCAGGGGTGCATAAACCGACTCCATCAAGCGCAGGGAGTAAAAGTGCAGCTGGACATCACTCAAGAGATCGGTGACTTGCAGGGGCTCGAACAGAACGTTGCCTTTGAATCCAGAAGCCTGGGTAAAAGTGATGAAGCCCACCGAGAGCCCACCGTTTGCGTCCAGCAAACCCAGCTGCAGCACCACTTTCTGCGCAGCTTGCGGCTCGTGTCTTACACTGGCGACTGCTGGCTCCAGCGCTTCACGAAGGAGGAGCCCTATGGCGGGCTGGTCCGGGTGGCGCTCGAAAGATCGCACACAGGCGGATTCAGCCGCCGACAACAGCGCAACAGGCATGAATGCCGGCAGGCTGTCCTGGAGCAGTCCCCACACCGAATAAGGTAAAGGCCGCTCGGGCCTGTGACAGCAGGACTCGTGAGCTTCAAGCGCCCATCCAAAACGGGTAATTGCCACCAGCCAGGTCTCGTTCCAGGCCGAGGTGTTGGCAAAGCGTGAGTGTCTTTTGGTTGCGGCCAGTTGTGTGTACAGCACGCTGTCAGCGGTATCGCTTTTGCGCAGTGCCGAACATTCGCTGTGCATGAACAGCATGCACCCTGCGCTGACTTGCGCTTCAATCAATCCCTGATTCATCGCACATCTCCATCAAAAGGAGGCGCCGTGCGCCCCCAGTCCAGCGTTTAGATGTCGAATTCTTCGATAGCCGCCAAAGCACTTTCGCTTAACCGCTTCTGGATACCTGCACGAACATCCGCATACAGGCGACTGTTCAATACCAGGTGGTCCTCCCCTCGGAAGGTCTCGACCTGCGCGCTGTTCCATTCCCAAAAAAGCACATTGGTGACAGTGGAGGTGGCGGAGAAGTTGACCGCACCCATCGCCAGATTGACGGTTCCATCGCCGGACTCGATACAGGCACCCATACGGAAGTTGGCGCCGCGGTGAGTTTTGGCCTGGCTCTCGAACACACGCAGCGGTTCATCGTTGGTTTTCAGCGCTTCGACAGCATCACGGGCGACTTCAAGCATGGCAAACCCTGCGGGGCCTGGAAGGGCTGCGGCCAAGATAGCAGAACCGATAATCTCCAGACCGGCGCGTTCCATGCTGAAGCGCCGATGAGCGGAGCGATAACGGGAGTACTTCCAGTTGGTCGACAACCAACCCAGCGTCGCCAGCACTTTATTGAAGTGGGCGTACCACTGCTGGCTTTGAGTTTCCGGGTTGAACTTGAAATTGGCTGCTCGTGTTGCGAACAGAAAGGAATCCATGACGTCTTCCTTGTTCTGCCGTGATACGCCCTCGGCGAAGGCCAGCAAGTTGCCAGCCACTACTGCTCCCTGTGCCGGGTCTTCAATGGGCATCAGCATGGACGCATCCATCTGCGGCGTATGCTCACTTAACGAGTGGGTGCAATCAGCGAGCTGGCATCGGTCTACAAAGGCGCTGCGTTCGGCGTGGGTCATGCGTGCTTCATGGTTCATTT
The nucleotide sequence above comes from Pseudomonas lutea. Encoded proteins:
- a CDS encoding MarC family protein, producing the protein MLHVLFSVYLKMLVLYSPFFVLSCFISLSRGYSRKERKRLAWKIALATLVSSVLLYLFGRVIFGVFGITADAFRIGAGSVLFISALAMAQGKSGVQTDNVQQDVAIVPLTIPITVGPGTIGALLVMGVSQPHWDDKLTAIVSIALASLTVGVVLYLSNSIERVLGDQGLQIVSRLMGLFVCALAAQIIFTGIKGYLLT